One window from the genome of [Clostridium] celerecrescens 18A encodes:
- a CDS encoding YibE/F family protein, with protein sequence MKNQITFCTKLILSFLFCMVFIAILIWINQPLPGEVPTAASQIRFARAHVTEIIRDDAKAEDWTEGLRIGVQEVYVQIDSGEDKGKILPAVNYMSAYNNVDLKAGTKIIARMDIDANGLSYIASIPNYNRGPALLGLTVIFVLFLAVFGGKKGIAAILGLAFAIVDIWFLLIPMIRHGINPIFSSVVIAAVTTAVSLVLLNGLSMKTLCATIGCVGGVAMAGAAAALTAVATPINGFNMSEAEELILRADGTSLNISGLLISAILIAALGAVMDVALTITSAVFEMHQLNPEVNRQKLIQSGINIGRDAMGTMANTLILAFAGSALNMLILFRIFDYPYLQIINSDMMALEIIQGISGSIGIVMTVPLVAFLSAFLCSGKNAVDRPVMTVNEKNRKCRKKQ encoded by the coding sequence ATGAAAAATCAGATAACATTCTGCACGAAACTAATACTCTCATTCCTCTTCTGCATGGTATTCATAGCAATTCTCATATGGATCAATCAGCCACTGCCAGGGGAAGTGCCAACGGCGGCAAGCCAGATAAGGTTTGCCAGGGCACATGTGACTGAAATCATCAGAGACGATGCGAAGGCAGAAGACTGGACAGAGGGACTGCGTATAGGAGTACAGGAAGTCTATGTGCAGATAGACAGCGGTGAGGACAAAGGCAAGATATTGCCGGCAGTCAATTATATGAGTGCTTACAACAATGTGGACTTAAAAGCAGGTACGAAGATAATCGCCAGGATGGATATAGATGCCAATGGGCTTTCCTATATCGCATCCATACCCAATTATAACAGGGGTCCGGCATTGCTTGGATTGACGGTGATATTCGTGCTGTTTTTAGCTGTATTCGGAGGAAAGAAAGGAATCGCCGCTATACTGGGGCTTGCATTTGCTATTGTAGATATCTGGTTTTTGCTTATACCCATGATAAGGCATGGCATCAATCCTATATTTTCATCTGTTGTCATAGCTGCAGTTACCACAGCTGTCTCATTGGTACTGTTAAATGGCTTATCCATGAAAACTTTATGTGCAACCATTGGATGCGTAGGCGGCGTAGCGATGGCTGGGGCCGCAGCAGCTCTTACGGCAGTTGCTACGCCGATAAACGGTTTTAATATGTCGGAGGCAGAAGAATTAATTCTCCGTGCAGATGGGACAAGCCTGAATATCAGCGGGTTACTGATCAGTGCCATTCTCATAGCTGCACTTGGTGCAGTTATGGATGTGGCTTTGACTATTACGTCTGCAGTATTTGAGATGCATCAGCTGAATCCAGAGGTGAACAGACAAAAACTGATTCAGTCGGGTATTAATATAGGCAGGGATGCCATGGGGACTATGGCTAACACGCTGATATTAGCTTTTGCCGGTTCAGCACTCAATATGTTGATACTGTTCAGAATCTTTGATTATCCATATTTGCAGATCATTAACAGTGACATGATGGCGTTGGAGATTATACAGGGTATCTCGGGTTCCATAGGTATTGTAATGACTGTACCATTAGTAGCATTCCTAAGTGCGTTTCTATGCAGCGGGAAGAACGCGGTGGACAGGCCGGTCATGACGGTTAATGAAAAGAATAGAAAATGCAGGAAAAAGCAGTGA
- the xerA gene encoding site-specific tyrosine recombinase/integron integrase, giving the protein MVAEINHFIIYLREIKKTSKNTEVSYQRDLMQLASFLERQGIRSVDKVTKTSLTSYILHLEKEGKATTTISRCLASMKAFFHFECKEGRIRKDPAELLKAPKVEKKAPTILTVDEVNSLLSQPSGESPKELRDRAMLELLYATGIRVSELIHLKKTDINLSIGYITCRDEHKERMVPFGKVAKLALSAYMERGRGYLLRDQESEWLFTNCNGKSMSRQGFWKIIKFYGDKAGIKADITPHTLRHSFAAHLLRNGADIHAVQAMLGHSDMATTQMYMNYTQGEDLRRAYTGAHPRG; this is encoded by the coding sequence ATGGTAGCAGAAATTAATCATTTTATCATTTATTTAAGAGAGATAAAAAAAACATCAAAAAACACAGAGGTATCTTATCAGAGGGATTTGATGCAGCTGGCCTCTTTTTTAGAGCGGCAGGGAATCAGGTCAGTGGACAAGGTGACAAAGACCAGTCTTACTTCCTATATTCTGCACCTGGAGAAAGAGGGGAAGGCTACAACTACCATTTCACGCTGTCTGGCCTCCATGAAGGCATTTTTTCATTTCGAATGCAAGGAAGGGAGAATCCGAAAGGATCCGGCAGAGCTGTTAAAAGCGCCCAAGGTGGAAAAAAAGGCGCCTACCATATTAACGGTAGATGAAGTGAACAGCCTGTTAAGCCAACCAAGCGGCGAGTCTCCCAAAGAGCTTCGGGACCGGGCCATGCTGGAACTGCTTTATGCAACCGGAATCCGGGTATCGGAGCTGATTCATCTAAAAAAGACCGACATAAACTTATCCATTGGATATATAACCTGCCGGGATGAACATAAGGAGCGCATGGTTCCTTTTGGAAAAGTGGCCAAGCTGGCCCTATCCGCCTATATGGAGCGCGGACGGGGATATTTATTGAGGGATCAGGAATCCGAGTGGCTTTTCACCAACTGCAACGGAAAATCCATGAGCCGTCAGGGATTTTGGAAGATCATAAAATTCTATGGGGATAAGGCAGGGATCAAGGCTGACATCACGCCTCACACCCTGCGCCACTCGTTTGCGGCGCATTTGCTCCGCAACGGAGCGGATATTCATGCGGTACAAGCCATGCTTGGCCATTCCGATATGGCTACGACCCAGATGTATATGAACTATACTCAGGGAGAAGACCTGCGCCGTGCCTATACGGGTGCCCATCCAAGAGGATAG
- a CDS encoding AEC family transporter, translated as MDYNRLLNLQGMLFLLVAAGVVLRKKGILPEGAKSILTDLVIYLILPCNIINSFFIEFDLDILKGFAVILTIAGLIQAGCLMFAKIFYNREPESRKKVLQYGTVCSNAGFMGNPIAEGVYGAEGLMYASIFLIPQRIVMWSAGVSYFTESPDRKTVVKKVLTHPCIIAVYIGLVLMITQVPLPAFLQNTIRSIGGCTTTVSMVLIGAILAEVEPGSILDWGIVKYAFIRLFLLPLLVYICCRAFHVPPLLSGVSVLLTGMPAGSTTAILASKYEGDYIFATKCVVVTTLLSLVTIPLWCMVL; from the coding sequence ATGGATTATAATCGTCTGTTAAATCTCCAGGGGATGCTGTTTCTCCTGGTAGCAGCAGGTGTCGTGCTTAGAAAGAAAGGGATCCTGCCGGAGGGGGCAAAATCCATTCTCACGGACCTCGTGATCTATCTGATCCTTCCCTGCAACATCATCAATTCATTTTTTATTGAGTTTGATCTGGATATCTTAAAGGGCTTTGCAGTAATCCTTACCATTGCCGGCCTGATCCAGGCTGGCTGCCTTATGTTTGCAAAGATATTCTATAACAGGGAACCGGAAAGCCGTAAAAAAGTGCTTCAGTATGGTACGGTCTGTTCCAATGCGGGCTTTATGGGAAATCCCATCGCAGAAGGCGTTTATGGAGCAGAAGGGCTTATGTATGCTTCCATATTTCTGATTCCTCAAAGGATCGTTATGTGGTCTGCCGGGGTTTCGTATTTTACGGAAAGCCCGGACCGGAAAACCGTTGTGAAAAAGGTTCTGACTCATCCCTGTATCATAGCGGTCTATATTGGCCTGGTTCTCATGATCACCCAGGTGCCTCTGCCGGCGTTCCTGCAAAATACCATCAGAAGCATAGGGGGCTGTACCACCACCGTTTCCATGGTCTTAATCGGCGCCATATTGGCGGAGGTAGAGCCGGGAAGCATATTAGACTGGGGGATTGTAAAGTATGCCTTTATCCGCCTGTTTTTGCTCCCTCTTCTGGTTTACATATGCTGCCGGGCCTTCCATGTACCACCCCTTTTATCCGGAGTATCCGTCCTTTTGACCGGAATGCCCGCCGGAAGCACTACTGCCATATTGGCATCCAAATATGAGGGGGATTATATTTTTGCCACAAAATGCGTGGTTGTGACCACCCTGTTATCCCTGGTGACCATTCCCCTGTGGTGTATGGTCCTTTAA
- a CDS encoding NAD(P)-dependent oxidoreductase, translating into MAVHVIDEANRCLNCKTPLCRQGCPVHTPIPQMIEAFKEGGLNKAGEKIFENNPMSLVCSLVCNHEKQCEGHCILGRKGQPVHISSIENYISDTIFDKMKVECKPKNGKKVAVIGAGPAGITIAFLLTKEGYSVTIFDAKDKVGGVLQYGIPDFRLPKTILERYKRKLLEIGVKIRPNTAIGTALEIKDLIRDGYQSIFIGTGVWRPKTLGVKGESLGNVHYAIDYLANPDAYDLGDTVAIIGMGNSAMDVARTVIRHGARKVTLYARGLSSNASEHETAYAKLDGAAFQFGKQIVEITDEGPVFENVRYDTEGNQIGIDEEREQVFADSTIISISQGPKSKLVNTTKGLLASQNGLLMTDEKGQTTIPGIFASGDVVLGARTVVEAVAYSKTVALAMDEYMKSKEES; encoded by the coding sequence ATGGCAGTTCATGTAATTGATGAAGCAAACCGATGTTTAAACTGTAAGACACCCCTGTGCAGGCAGGGGTGTCCCGTTCATACCCCCATTCCCCAGATGATTGAAGCATTTAAAGAAGGAGGTCTAAACAAAGCAGGAGAAAAGATATTTGAAAACAATCCCATGTCCCTGGTTTGTTCTCTTGTGTGCAATCATGAAAAACAGTGTGAGGGCCACTGCATTTTGGGAAGAAAGGGACAGCCCGTGCATATCAGCAGCATAGAAAATTACATTTCTGATACCATCTTTGACAAAATGAAGGTGGAGTGCAAGCCGAAAAATGGGAAGAAGGTAGCGGTGATCGGTGCAGGTCCGGCAGGGATTACCATTGCTTTTCTTTTGACCAAGGAAGGCTACAGCGTGACGATCTTTGATGCCAAGGATAAGGTAGGAGGCGTTCTCCAGTATGGGATACCGGACTTCCGCCTTCCAAAGACCATTTTAGAGCGCTACAAAAGGAAGCTTCTGGAAATCGGAGTGAAGATCCGCCCGAATACAGCCATTGGAACAGCCCTTGAAATCAAGGATCTGATCCGTGACGGCTATCAGAGCATCTTTATCGGAACCGGAGTCTGGAGGCCGAAAACTCTGGGAGTGAAAGGGGAATCCCTGGGAAATGTCCATTATGCCATCGATTATCTGGCAAATCCCGATGCCTATGATCTGGGAGATACGGTTGCCATCATTGGCATGGGAAATTCTGCCATGGATGTGGCAAGGACTGTGATCCGTCATGGAGCCAGGAAGGTGACTCTTTATGCCAGGGGCTTATCCAGCAATGCCAGCGAGCACGAAACAGCCTATGCAAAGCTTGACGGAGCGGCTTTTCAGTTTGGGAAACAGATCGTTGAGATTACGGACGAAGGCCCGGTGTTTGAGAATGTCCGTTATGATACGGAAGGAAACCAGATTGGCATTGATGAGGAACGGGAACAGGTTTTTGCGGATTCTACCATCATCTCCATCAGCCAGGGGCCGAAAAGCAAGCTGGTGAATACCACCAAGGGTTTACTGGCCAGCCAGAACGGATTATTAATGACAGATGAAAAAGGCCAGACAACCATTCCGGGCATATTCGCTTCCGGAGATGTGGTGCTGGGAGCAAGGACCGTGGTAGAAGCAGTTGCCTATTCAAAGACCGTGGCCTTGGCCATGGATGAATATATGAAATCCAAAGAAGAGAGCTGA
- a CDS encoding stage II sporulation protein M, giving the protein MASLFRTLRYQLRRRPGTGGIHVSLERNLRAEDRYLLCFFAGLIAGTFIANFSYPSLMEKAVYYMSLLDRNVNLDKGERIQLFYQVLRQRGIEVWIAWLIGLTAYAVPMYCLLTAGIGFSMGFVLSIITVQKGLIGLPVFLMSVMPQGVCYLLLWSILLLWGLQNGRRFRIPAFLLLFFLAALGSACEAWINPFFLKMVL; this is encoded by the coding sequence ATGGCCAGTTTATTTCGTACGCTCAGATACCAATTGAGAAGAAGACCGGGAACAGGGGGAATTCACGTTTCACTGGAACGAAACCTAAGGGCAGAGGACCGTTATCTCCTTTGCTTTTTTGCCGGGCTTATTGCCGGAACGTTTATAGCAAATTTCAGTTACCCGTCATTAATGGAGAAAGCTGTATATTATATGAGTCTTTTGGACAGAAATGTGAATCTGGACAAAGGAGAGCGGATCCAGCTATTTTATCAGGTGCTAAGGCAGAGGGGGATTGAGGTATGGATTGCCTGGCTTATCGGCCTGACTGCTTATGCAGTTCCAATGTATTGCCTGCTGACAGCAGGAATCGGTTTTTCCATGGGATTTGTCCTCTCCATCATAACAGTTCAAAAGGGGCTTATAGGGCTTCCTGTGTTCCTTATGTCAGTTATGCCCCAGGGGGTTTGTTACCTTCTCCTTTGGAGCATCCTTCTTTTGTGGGGCTTGCAAAATGGGCGGCGGTTTCGGATCCCGGCTTTTTTGCTGCTTTTCTTTCTGGCCGCCCTTGGGAGCGCCTGCGAGGCCTGGATCAACCCATTTTTCTTAAAAATGGTTCTTTAA
- a CDS encoding adenine phosphoribosyltransferase, which translates to MKRLEDYVTSIPDFPEEGIIFRDVTTILEDPDGLSLAVDGIREMLKGVEYDSVVGPESRGFIFGVPVAYAEHKSFIPVRKKGKLPREVLSADYELEYGTATIEIHKDSIKPGQKVVIIDDLIATGGTIGAIIKLIEELGGEVVKICFIMELAGLKGREKLAGYDVEAMITYEGK; encoded by the coding sequence ATGAAAAGATTAGAAGATTATGTCACAAGCATTCCGGATTTTCCAGAGGAAGGAATCATTTTCCGGGATGTGACGACCATTCTGGAGGATCCAGACGGACTTTCTCTGGCAGTGGATGGCATACGGGAGATGTTAAAAGGGGTGGAATATGATTCAGTAGTGGGACCGGAGTCAAGGGGCTTCATCTTTGGAGTTCCGGTAGCCTATGCAGAGCATAAGAGCTTTATTCCGGTGAGAAAGAAGGGGAAGCTTCCAAGGGAAGTTCTGTCTGCTGATTACGAGCTGGAATATGGCACGGCGACCATTGAGATCCATAAGGATTCTATTAAGCCGGGGCAAAAGGTAGTCATCATAGATGATCTGATCGCTACAGGCGGTACCATTGGAGCCATCATAAAGCTGATTGAAGAGCTTGGAGGCGAAGTGGTAAAAATCTGCTTTATCATGGAACTTGCAGGATTAAAGGGCAGAGAAAAGCTTGCAGGTTATGATGTGGAAGCCATGATTACTTACGAGGGAAAATAA